A genomic region of Luteibacter aegosomatissinici contains the following coding sequences:
- a CDS encoding sulfate/molybdate ABC transporter ATP-binding protein — protein sequence MTLALQRLTRQFNDLAALDDVSLDIADGEFLALVGPSGSGKTTLLRILAGLDYPDSGTVTQNGQDFLAASARERNVGLVFQHYALFRHLTVRENVAFGLRVRPRRRRPSRSDIRARVDTLLKRVQLGELGDRYPSQLSGGQRQRVALARALAIEPDVLLLDEPFGALDAQVRTALRRWLRELHEDMGLTTVFVTHDQEEALELADRLVVMNKGRIEQVGPPHAIYQDPATPFVCEFIGRTNRIPLLRHDGMWVAGGWSTPAATSHGRFKRAVAYVRPEHLSLSPPADAPAWEARLRHVYLAGSVAHLDIHVAEIDQTLEVDVASEDLGRLSLQPGAVLRIAPTALVAFPLDDLTAPQPIASERWVLRN from the coding sequence ATGACACTTGCCTTGCAACGGCTTACCCGCCAGTTCAATGACCTCGCCGCCCTGGACGATGTCAGCCTTGATATTGCCGATGGCGAGTTCCTTGCGCTGGTCGGACCATCGGGCTCGGGCAAGACGACGCTGCTGCGTATCCTCGCCGGACTCGATTACCCCGATTCGGGAACCGTCACCCAGAACGGACAGGATTTCCTCGCTGCTTCGGCGCGCGAGCGCAACGTCGGGCTGGTTTTCCAGCACTACGCGTTGTTCCGCCACCTGACCGTACGTGAGAACGTGGCGTTCGGCCTGCGCGTACGGCCCCGGCGACGCAGGCCGTCGCGAAGCGATATTCGCGCACGGGTCGACACCCTGCTGAAGCGCGTGCAGTTGGGTGAACTGGGTGACCGCTACCCTAGCCAGCTTTCGGGTGGCCAGCGCCAGCGTGTCGCGCTTGCCCGCGCATTGGCTATCGAACCGGATGTATTACTGCTGGATGAGCCCTTCGGCGCGCTCGATGCGCAGGTGCGCACGGCACTCCGCCGCTGGCTGCGCGAACTGCATGAGGACATGGGACTCACGACCGTGTTCGTGACCCACGACCAGGAAGAAGCGCTGGAGCTTGCCGACCGGCTTGTTGTCATGAACAAGGGCCGCATCGAACAGGTCGGGCCGCCGCATGCGATCTACCAGGATCCGGCGACACCGTTCGTCTGTGAGTTCATCGGGCGCACCAACCGCATTCCGCTCTTGCGCCACGATGGCATGTGGGTCGCCGGCGGCTGGTCCACGCCAGCGGCCACATCACACGGCAGGTTCAAGCGCGCCGTGGCCTATGTGCGGCCCGAGCACCTGTCACTGTCGCCCCCTGCCGACGCGCCCGCCTGGGAAGCACGCCTGCGCCATGTGTATCTCGCAGGCAGCGTGGCCCACCTGGATATCCATGTGGCCGAGATCGACCAGACGCTTGAAGTGGATGTAGCCAGCGAAGACCTCGGCCGCCTTTCGCTGCAACCCGGTGCCGTGCTGCGCATCGCACCCACGGCGCTGGTGGCCTTCCCGCTGGATGACCTTACCGCGCCGCAGCCAATCGCCAGCGAACGCTGGGTGCTACGCAACTAA
- a CDS encoding carboxymuconolactone decarboxylase family protein — protein sequence MNPLIQTMHSALEATDPDLAQIVMRVAEDIDASSHMDATAQFVVQSGAMVAIGSMRQLTLLLDAALAAGLEAATFKEVIYQAVPYAGMGKALEALDILNSFLARNSLPMRHEGYATVTTSDRHAKGIALQKDIVGAETIDTMYATAPADLLHIQKLLSANCFGDHVARVGLSVPTRELLTLAILASLGGCEPQLKAHVAANARAGNGRAVLIDVMTHLLPLIGYPRTLNALRIIGEVLPPEPNSPATS from the coding sequence ATGAATCCACTGATCCAAACGATGCATTCGGCTCTCGAGGCCACCGACCCCGATTTGGCGCAGATTGTGATGCGCGTCGCCGAAGATATCGATGCTTCATCACACATGGACGCAACGGCGCAGTTCGTCGTGCAATCAGGCGCCATGGTGGCGATCGGCAGCATGCGCCAGCTTACCCTTCTACTGGACGCTGCCCTTGCCGCCGGCCTTGAGGCGGCGACATTCAAGGAGGTGATTTACCAGGCCGTGCCTTACGCTGGCATGGGCAAGGCACTGGAAGCGCTCGATATACTGAATAGCTTCCTCGCCCGGAACAGCCTGCCGATGCGGCACGAAGGCTACGCGACCGTTACGACGTCTGATCGACACGCGAAGGGCATCGCCCTGCAGAAGGACATCGTGGGCGCTGAGACCATCGACACGATGTACGCCACTGCGCCGGCGGATCTGCTCCACATCCAGAAGCTTCTCTCCGCGAATTGTTTCGGCGACCATGTTGCCCGCGTGGGCCTGAGTGTGCCCACACGCGAACTGCTCACGCTCGCCATCCTCGCCTCGCTTGGTGGCTGTGAACCGCAACTCAAGGCACATGTCGCGGCGAACGCGCGTGCAGGCAACGGCCGCGCCGTGCTGATCGATGTGATGACCCACCTGCTGCCACTCATCGGCTACCCGCGGACGTTGAACGCGCTGCGCATCATCGGTGAAGTGCTGCCGCCTGAACCCAATTCGCCCGCTACGTCCTGA
- a CDS encoding thymidylate synthase: MQPYLELLRHVLEHGADKADRTGTGTRSVFGWQMRYDLAKGFPLVTTKKLHLRSIIHELIWFLQGDTNIAYLKENGVSIWDEWADANGDLGPVYGRQWRAWPTADGKVVDQIAWVVEEIKRNPDSRRLIVSAWNVGELPKMALMPCHTMFQFYVANGKLSCQLYQRSGDIFLGIPFNIASYALLTHMIAQVTGLEVGDFVHTLGDAHLYSNHIEQAQKQLAREPRALPKLVLNPEVKNIFGFRFEDVSIVDYDPHPAIKAPVAV, translated from the coding sequence ATGCAGCCCTATCTCGAACTGCTCCGCCACGTCCTTGAGCACGGCGCCGATAAGGCCGACCGCACCGGTACCGGCACGCGCAGCGTGTTCGGCTGGCAGATGCGCTACGACCTGGCGAAGGGTTTCCCGCTCGTCACCACCAAGAAGCTGCACCTGCGCTCGATCATCCACGAGCTGATCTGGTTCCTGCAGGGCGATACGAACATCGCTTACCTGAAGGAAAACGGCGTCAGCATCTGGGATGAGTGGGCCGATGCCAACGGCGACCTCGGTCCGGTGTACGGCCGCCAGTGGCGTGCGTGGCCCACGGCCGATGGCAAGGTGGTCGACCAGATCGCCTGGGTGGTGGAAGAGATTAAGCGCAACCCGGATTCGCGCCGCCTCATCGTTTCCGCCTGGAACGTGGGCGAGCTGCCGAAGATGGCGCTGATGCCGTGCCACACCATGTTCCAGTTCTACGTGGCGAACGGAAAGCTCTCGTGCCAGCTGTACCAGCGCTCGGGCGATATCTTCCTCGGCATCCCGTTCAACATCGCCAGCTACGCACTGCTGACCCACATGATCGCCCAGGTCACCGGGCTGGAGGTCGGCGACTTCGTCCACACGCTGGGCGATGCGCACCTGTATTCGAACCATATCGAGCAGGCGCAGAAGCAGCTCGCCCGCGAACCGCGTGCGCTACCGAAGCTGGTGTTGAATCCGGAAGTGAAGAACATCTTCGGCTTCCGCTTCGAGGATGTGTCGATCGTGGATTACGATCCGCACCCGGCGATCAAGGCGCCTGTTGCCGTCTAA
- the lgt gene encoding prolipoprotein diacylglyceryl transferase → MASPFVVHFEPVAFHVGPVQVHWYGLMYLGGFLGGWALGEYRRRQGRLPVNSDRFSDLMFYAMMGVVLGGRIGYMLFYTAINWIWTDPLAIFRVWDGGMSFHGGLLGVLVAGLWWSRRNGVKFFDTMDFVAPLVPLGLGLGRLGNFINGELWGKPTDLPIGMIFPHAPDMLPRHPNPLYEFTLEGVVMFTVLWVFSMKPRPRYAVSGLFALLYGVFRFTIEFVRVPDAQLGYLAFGWVTMGQILSLPLIALGILWLLMSRRAPYAPVAAPTATAT, encoded by the coding sequence ATGGCCTCTCCGTTTGTCGTCCACTTCGAACCCGTTGCCTTCCACGTTGGCCCGGTGCAGGTCCACTGGTACGGTTTGATGTACCTCGGGGGGTTCCTGGGTGGCTGGGCGCTGGGTGAATACCGCCGCCGCCAGGGGCGCCTGCCGGTGAACTCCGACCGGTTCAGCGACCTGATGTTCTACGCCATGATGGGCGTGGTGCTGGGCGGCCGTATCGGCTACATGCTGTTCTATACCGCCATCAACTGGATCTGGACCGACCCGCTGGCCATCTTCCGCGTGTGGGATGGCGGCATGTCGTTCCACGGCGGCCTGCTGGGTGTGCTGGTGGCCGGCCTGTGGTGGTCACGGCGCAACGGCGTCAAGTTCTTCGACACCATGGATTTCGTGGCGCCACTGGTGCCGCTCGGCCTCGGCCTTGGCCGCCTGGGCAACTTCATCAATGGCGAACTGTGGGGCAAGCCTACCGATCTGCCCATCGGCATGATCTTCCCGCACGCGCCGGATATGCTGCCGCGCCACCCGAACCCCCTGTATGAGTTCACCCTGGAAGGCGTGGTGATGTTCACCGTGCTGTGGGTGTTCTCGATGAAACCGCGCCCGCGCTACGCGGTATCCGGCCTGTTCGCGCTGCTTTACGGCGTGTTCCGCTTCACCATCGAATTCGTGCGCGTGCCCGATGCGCAGCTGGGTTACCTGGCCTTTGGCTGGGTCACCATGGGCCAGATCCTTTCGCTGCCGCTGATCGCCCTGGGCATCCTCTGGCTGCTGATGTCGCGCCGCGCGCCCTACGCGCCGGTCGCAGCGCCCACCGCTACCGCTACGTGA
- a CDS encoding alpha/beta hydrolase family protein, which yields MMNRLARPLLAALCLAGCASAATATDLIPTADFARHAPITDPLLSPDGQHVSVAYHDPDGKTHGLAIFAITDMSKPITLIRMPPYELPADVMWTSNTRLVVARGKIDGSIGNKTYTGELMAVDIDGKNPDYLYGFEAVGKRTGTRALDRGWGYLDGKPPQSNGHFYMRSVSWENQDRSTLYDVDAKSSARRQMADIGIGYMTFMVDPEGTPRFTYGVNTDHKWVVYRRDTNGGWAKVDMDSEHKRFTPLAQVAGSKRMYAEYSPNGIGGALVEQDEDGGNVRIIRKDAFSDVSSTGLWTAQPARPFATRAETGLPTVTYVDPQDPTAKLHMAISQKFPGYAVNFNSFSEDGSELMFTVWSDRDPGRVMLINTKTFKVSALYTVAPWIDPARMAERRPLHFKARNGEELEAILTFPKGKPETNLPMVLMPHGGPFMEQDSWGYDDTAQFLASRGYLVLQVNFHGSSGRGHDFSEEGYKKWGTLLQDDLIDGVKWAINEKFADASRVCVFGGSFGGYSALMAPIREPGMFKCAVGYAGVYDLPMQYDKGDVQENKRGRGYLELTLGTDQAMLIANSPARNADKLNLPILLVHGEDDERAPFAQFKAMKAALDAAHKPYETLTKSGEKHGFVKPENIEEFFNKMAAFLDRNIGDGAAGKAAAP from the coding sequence ATGATGAACCGCCTTGCCCGGCCGTTGCTGGCCGCGCTGTGCCTGGCCGGCTGCGCCAGTGCCGCCACCGCCACGGACCTGATCCCGACCGCCGATTTCGCCCGGCACGCACCGATCACCGATCCGCTGCTCTCGCCCGATGGTCAGCACGTGTCCGTGGCCTACCACGATCCGGACGGAAAAACGCACGGCCTGGCGATTTTTGCGATCACGGATATGAGCAAGCCGATCACCCTGATCCGCATGCCGCCCTATGAACTGCCGGCGGATGTCATGTGGACCAGCAATACGCGCCTCGTGGTCGCCCGCGGCAAGATCGATGGCTCCATCGGCAACAAGACGTACACGGGCGAGCTGATGGCCGTGGATATCGACGGCAAGAACCCGGATTACCTTTATGGCTTCGAAGCTGTCGGCAAGCGCACCGGCACGCGCGCACTGGATCGCGGCTGGGGCTATCTGGATGGCAAACCGCCGCAATCGAACGGGCACTTCTACATGCGCAGCGTCTCCTGGGAAAACCAGGATCGCAGCACCTTGTACGACGTGGACGCGAAGAGCAGCGCACGCCGACAGATGGCCGACATCGGCATTGGCTACATGACCTTCATGGTCGATCCGGAAGGCACGCCGCGCTTCACTTACGGCGTGAATACCGATCACAAGTGGGTGGTGTACCGCCGCGACACCAATGGCGGCTGGGCCAAGGTGGACATGGATAGCGAGCACAAGCGGTTCACGCCGCTCGCGCAGGTCGCCGGCAGCAAGCGCATGTACGCCGAATACAGCCCCAATGGCATCGGTGGCGCGCTGGTGGAGCAGGATGAGGATGGCGGCAACGTCCGCATCATCCGCAAGGATGCGTTCAGCGACGTGTCCTCCACCGGGCTCTGGACGGCGCAGCCGGCACGTCCGTTCGCCACGCGCGCGGAAACCGGCCTGCCGACGGTCACCTATGTCGATCCGCAGGACCCCACCGCCAAGCTGCATATGGCCATCTCGCAGAAATTCCCGGGCTACGCGGTGAATTTCAACTCCTTCAGCGAGGATGGAAGCGAACTGATGTTCACGGTGTGGAGCGACCGTGACCCGGGCCGCGTCATGCTGATCAATACGAAGACCTTCAAGGTCAGCGCCCTGTACACGGTCGCCCCGTGGATCGACCCAGCCAGGATGGCGGAGCGTCGGCCGCTTCACTTCAAGGCGCGTAACGGCGAAGAACTGGAAGCCATCCTAACGTTCCCCAAGGGCAAGCCCGAAACCAACCTGCCCATGGTGCTGATGCCGCACGGAGGCCCCTTCATGGAACAGGATTCGTGGGGCTACGACGATACGGCGCAATTCCTGGCCAGCCGCGGTTACCTGGTGCTGCAGGTGAATTTCCATGGTTCCAGCGGCCGGGGCCACGATTTCAGCGAAGAGGGCTACAAAAAGTGGGGCACCCTGCTCCAGGATGACCTGATCGATGGCGTGAAGTGGGCCATCAATGAGAAGTTTGCCGATGCCTCGCGGGTTTGCGTCTTCGGTGGCAGCTTCGGCGGCTACTCCGCCCTGATGGCGCCGATCCGGGAGCCGGGCATGTTCAAGTGCGCCGTCGGCTACGCCGGGGTCTATGACCTGCCCATGCAGTACGACAAGGGTGATGTGCAGGAAAACAAGCGCGGGCGCGGCTATCTGGAGCTGACCCTGGGCACCGACCAGGCCATGCTCATTGCCAATTCGCCGGCCCGCAATGCCGATAAGCTGAACCTGCCTATCCTGCTGGTGCACGGCGAGGATGACGAGCGCGCCCCGTTCGCCCAGTTCAAGGCCATGAAGGCGGCGCTGGACGCGGCGCACAAGCCGTACGAGACGCTGACCAAGTCGGGCGAAAAGCACGGCTTCGTCAAGCCGGAGAACATCGAGGAGTTCTTCAACAAGATGGCCGCGTTCCTGGACCGTAACATCGGCGATGGCGCAGCGGGCAAGGCGGCCGCTCCCTGA
- a CDS encoding TonB-dependent receptor domain-containing protein: protein MVVSSGHKRHVAARRAVLAVALLGCLAPGHLLAQDASSPAEMLAPVNVTVTGSRIRGIDVETAQPVFTMDRAAIRATGLTSLGDIVARMPSAGTPEVTPQDTLSSSNDAGGRYANLRNLGAVRTLVLVNGRRWTTSLGGLTDLSTIPVSIVERIEVLKDGASSIYGSDAIGGVVNIITTDRFEGASADVLYGVNGKGDGAQKNGNFTWGRSTERSSIILGASYEDGDSLDDDKRTLTSTAYGPRHPLDGYNMGAYGGVVDPRAAGTAGAGNYAADGSWVPNRYVINHGATDSANLANYHPYDVDSTADKYNTQRDMTFRAGSKLRNLFATGRYNVTDDITWRGMANYGVRDTRSQAAGYPLQSATGRADGLTIDPGNAYNPFPGYDTSFFRRTVEVPRMDWAKSKVFHADTGLEGTFLWGDHTWSWDVTYAYSEDRASRTTSGNINLVNARTALGPTTTIDGQVACADAADRAAGCVPWNILAGPGGTPDAVWNYVTSTTTAHETTRTNDVIANLTGGLFDLPAGTLRVAGGLEHRSENGRYTPDAADSAGLTTQLASDPTAGGYIANEAYLEFDVPLLADLPLAQELAVNASSRYSHYTAFGGRTNNKYSFRWKPLDDLLLRGTYAQGFRAPTVSDLYGGSAESFESFLDPCDSAFGASATDAAVRSRCAAAGVPANYRQVDQSGAQITSNTGGQNPSAFRTGANPHLKPESSITRTAGLVYSPMYVDGLDVTLDYYKVDIRDVITPVLAGDILNFCYVRNDPTYCGRFARAADGRITSLDESLVNLGSLRTEGYDLGMHYRFPQTRFGEFTVLSDSTYLKDYTQRSSASAEPRQLAGYMNGVQGLYRVRSNLSLDWGWKQFGATWTVRYYSGLKDSCWSTTVECNQPDTLNVISGVTGVSRKGGVAFNDLQFRWATPWNGNVRVGINNVFARKGPFYYNVASAGGGSPPYNPAFDIDRYFYIGYQQRF, encoded by the coding sequence ATGGTCGTCAGTAGTGGGCATAAGCGCCACGTCGCGGCGCGGCGGGCGGTGCTTGCCGTCGCCCTGCTCGGCTGCCTTGCGCCCGGCCACCTGCTCGCCCAGGACGCCAGCTCGCCTGCCGAGATGCTTGCCCCGGTCAATGTGACCGTCACCGGCTCGCGCATCCGCGGCATCGATGTCGAAACCGCCCAGCCCGTCTTCACCATGGACCGTGCCGCCATCCGCGCCACGGGCCTCACGAGCCTGGGCGATATCGTGGCGCGCATGCCCTCGGCCGGCACGCCCGAGGTCACGCCGCAGGACACCCTCTCTTCCAGCAACGACGCGGGCGGCCGTTACGCCAACCTGCGTAACCTCGGCGCCGTGCGCACCCTGGTGCTGGTGAATGGCCGCCGCTGGACGACCAGCCTGGGTGGCCTCACGGATCTGTCGACCATCCCGGTGTCGATCGTCGAGCGCATTGAAGTCCTGAAGGATGGCGCCTCCTCGATCTACGGCTCGGATGCCATTGGCGGCGTCGTGAACATCATCACGACCGATCGCTTCGAAGGCGCGTCGGCCGACGTGCTCTATGGCGTGAACGGCAAGGGCGATGGTGCCCAGAAGAATGGCAACTTCACCTGGGGCCGCAGCACCGAGCGCTCATCGATCATCCTGGGCGCCAGCTACGAGGACGGTGATTCGCTGGATGACGACAAGCGAACGCTGACCAGCACGGCCTACGGCCCCCGCCATCCGCTCGATGGTTACAACATGGGCGCCTATGGTGGCGTCGTGGATCCGCGCGCCGCGGGCACCGCGGGCGCCGGCAACTACGCGGCGGATGGCAGTTGGGTACCCAACCGCTATGTGATCAACCACGGCGCGACCGATAGCGCCAACCTGGCGAACTACCATCCGTACGACGTCGACAGCACGGCGGACAAATACAACACCCAGCGCGACATGACCTTCCGCGCGGGCAGCAAGCTGCGCAACCTGTTCGCCACGGGGCGCTACAACGTTACCGACGACATCACCTGGCGCGGCATGGCCAACTATGGTGTGCGCGATACGCGCAGCCAGGCGGCCGGTTACCCGTTGCAAAGCGCCACGGGCCGCGCCGATGGCCTGACGATTGATCCAGGCAACGCGTACAACCCCTTCCCTGGTTACGACACTTCGTTCTTCCGCCGCACGGTGGAAGTGCCGCGCATGGACTGGGCCAAGTCGAAGGTGTTCCATGCCGATACGGGCCTGGAAGGCACGTTCCTGTGGGGCGACCACACCTGGAGCTGGGACGTCACGTATGCCTACTCCGAGGACCGGGCCAGCCGGACCACCAGCGGCAACATCAACCTGGTGAACGCCCGCACGGCGCTGGGCCCAACCACGACGATCGATGGCCAGGTGGCATGCGCGGACGCGGCCGACCGCGCGGCGGGCTGCGTGCCCTGGAATATCCTGGCGGGCCCTGGCGGCACGCCGGATGCGGTATGGAACTACGTGACGTCGACCACCACGGCGCACGAAACCACGCGCACCAACGATGTCATCGCCAACCTCACGGGCGGGCTGTTCGATCTGCCGGCAGGCACGCTGCGTGTCGCTGGCGGCCTGGAGCATCGCAGTGAAAACGGCCGCTACACCCCCGACGCGGCGGATTCGGCGGGCCTGACCACGCAGTTGGCAAGCGATCCGACCGCTGGCGGCTATATCGCCAACGAGGCCTACCTCGAGTTCGATGTGCCGCTCCTCGCCGACCTGCCGTTGGCGCAGGAACTCGCGGTCAATGCCTCGTCGCGCTATTCGCATTACACGGCGTTTGGCGGCCGCACGAATAACAAGTACAGCTTCCGCTGGAAGCCGCTGGACGACCTTTTGCTGCGTGGCACCTACGCGCAGGGTTTCCGTGCCCCCACGGTGTCCGACCTGTACGGTGGCTCGGCGGAGAGCTTCGAGAGCTTCCTCGATCCCTGCGATAGCGCCTTTGGTGCTTCCGCCACGGATGCCGCCGTCCGCTCGCGCTGCGCCGCTGCCGGCGTGCCGGCAAACTACCGCCAGGTGGATCAGTCGGGCGCGCAAATCACCTCGAACACGGGTGGCCAGAACCCTTCAGCATTCCGTACCGGTGCCAATCCGCACCTGAAGCCGGAATCGTCCATCACGCGCACGGCGGGCCTGGTCTACAGCCCCATGTACGTCGATGGGCTCGATGTCACCCTGGATTACTACAAGGTCGACATCCGCGACGTCATCACCCCGGTCCTGGCCGGCGATATCCTCAACTTCTGTTACGTCCGCAACGATCCCACCTACTGCGGGCGCTTCGCGCGTGCGGCAGATGGTCGCATCACCTCGCTCGATGAGAGCCTGGTGAACCTGGGTTCGCTGCGCACCGAGGGCTACGACCTCGGCATGCACTACCGCTTCCCGCAGACGCGCTTCGGCGAATTCACGGTGCTATCCGATAGCACTTACCTGAAGGACTACACGCAGCGCAGCAGCGCCAGCGCCGAGCCGCGCCAGCTCGCCGGCTACATGAATGGCGTGCAGGGGCTGTATCGCGTGCGCTCCAACCTCTCGCTCGACTGGGGCTGGAAGCAGTTCGGCGCGACGTGGACCGTGCGCTACTACTCCGGGCTGAAGGATTCATGCTGGTCCACCACGGTGGAGTGCAACCAGCCGGATACGTTGAACGTGATCAGCGGCGTCACCGGCGTGAGCCGCAAGGGTGGCGTGGCGTTCAACGACCTGCAGTTCCGCTGGGCGACGCCGTGGAACGGCAACGTGCGCGTAGGCATCAACAACGTCTTCGCGCGCAAGGGGCCGTTCTATTACAACGTGGCCAGCGCGGGCGGTGGCAGCCCGCCGTATAACCCGGCGTTTGATATCGACCGGTATTTCTACATCGGCTATCAGCAGCGCTTCTGA